The Solanum pennellii chromosome 11, SPENNV200 sequence GGGATTgtatatgtatgtttttttgttgaagaTGATTTGTGGTTTCTTGATGGATAGAGGGAGAAGGTAAAGAGGGGTAAGTTAATGGTTGTTGATTATTGTTATGGTCTAGTCCTAGATGGGGTTTGTATAGCTATTGCGCCTTTGGGGTGTGGTTTTCCTGAGATTGTAACAATTGTGGTGTTTTGGATTGGTGTAACTGGTGGTTTTGTAGGAAATGTGAAGGAGAGCAAGTTTTGTAGTGTTGTTTCAGGTTAAGAATGTGTGATTTGAAAAAAGGAAATGACTTTGGTATCACTCCTGCCTAGTTGAAGTGAGATATACTTTTTTGCCCATGTCAGCATTCTTCATCTAATTAGGTAGATTAGACAAATGATTGAGCAATGATTGTATTTCCATTTAGTTAAGCAAATCACACTAAATATTACTCAATTccatattttttgtataatagATACACTTTGAATCACGTTGGAGTGCTTAATAGGTATCAACCTTAGTTAATGAAGACGTGTGTCAACTTTAAGGGGCCcttatgtatttggcctttttaaaattttttgataagTTGTTTGATGACaattataatcatatttaaGCTTTGATGTTGACTGCTAATTTGATAAGCATCTAGTTTTTGGATTACTTGCTGAATTAGTCAAATGATTCTGGGTGGTGATTCTTTTAGATAGTATTGTTATCTTAATTTGACAACAGCCTTGTCtggatgaaataaaatgatttttaatggaaaatattctaacaGAATGTTTCAGCTGCGGAAAATATTTCTAAGTATAGGATGTTTTGTTGGACATAAAGTTGATGGTGATTCTTTTAGGTAGTATCATTATCTTGATTTGATAACAGCCCTATATGGatgaagaaaaatgattttttaatggaaaatattttcaaatgtttCACCTGAGGAAAACATTTCTAAATATAGGATGTTTGGTTGAAAATAAAGTTGGTGGTGATTCTTTTCGGCAGTATTGTTTATCTTTTTCTGATACCAGTTTTGTCTGGATTCTGGAAGCATGTGAATTGTTTGGAAGACATTTATGACTTTATGTTGTAGATTTATGGCTTATCTACAATTCATAGTTCAGGGCGAACTTGTAGCCAAAAAGTGGGACTTGTGAACCCGTGGTCTTTCCGCAAAACtagatattttatgaatatattttctaaaattgggTATATATTATCTCTTGGCACCTGTGCTACAAGAAGGCTAAACGGTGCACTTGGTtgaatgttataattatttacctAGATGGAATGAAAGACCAAATACCAAGTCTTATGAAGTAATCTGAAGGGAAGTCTGCGGATCTGTGTTGATGGTGGTTTTCTTTGTGTATATGAACACTTTGGGTGGAAATGAGGAGCGGACGTGGTTGAGTTCTAGTGAAGCTGGTGGTGCTACTGTATGTGTATGTCTTGTTGTTTAAGATGAGTTGTGGTTTCTTGATGGACAGAGGGAGAAGGTGAAGTGGGGAAAGTTAGTGGTTGGTGATTAATGTTATGGTCCCACATTCGCTACTCCTATGTAGAATTAGGTGTCACTTGGGGATTTCATAATTAATGACATAGTATTAACTGGTATCGCCCCACCGGTTGTCTAGGAAGGTGGAACAAATTACATCAGGGTTATTGATTGAGGCGGTGGAATGTGGGTGGCAACCCACAAAAACTCTGTAAGCAAGGGTCATTAGCATTTGTTTCAACTTGTCATTCACTCATTCTTTATTAATAAGCCTTCTTAAAATTGGCACACACAATTGTTTGAAGGTTTGCTTCTTCTACTAGGTGCAATGCTACTTTTGCAATGAATTCCTTTTTGTGTTTCTTCTACCTCAATCTCCACCTCCCCTCTCTCACCCAACAAACAAGAATGAGCAACTTCCATTATAATAGTTTCTTGTATTTACTCGCATTTGGATGTAGATTTCTGTGCAAATATATCTGTTTAATGCCCACTTTGCAAAAGAAAAACAGTGTCTTTTGATATGTGAGTTGCATGTTCTTATCTGGCATTTGTATCTGCTGAGACTCTGGCACTTTAATTTCTTGACGTTATCCAGATTTTCCCTAGATTTTGTAGACATGATTACTGAGCTGCTATGACAtaagtgaaaaataaagattaagttccctaatgtttttaaaaagttcaatgcaataaaagttatatttagTCCCTCATCTCTATTTGGCCTTACTCTCATCAGATCCAAACTTAACAACCAAGATGATCCAGTTGTTCTCCAGATAATATTTTAACGCAGTTTTTTCTAGTTGCCCCTAATGCATGCATGATCTCGATCAGAATTCTACATTGGTTGTGGATGTGTTATTTGGTTCTCTGTATGGTCCTGATCAATACTAACTTCATGAGCTAGAGGCCCAAGGTCCATCCCTTATAATGGTATCAGTGTCGGGCCAATCCTAATTCTTGGTTTATCCCATGTTAGTGATCCCCATATATGTTGTCCATACGCCAGTTGTAGTCTTGAGTGTGGCGGTGGAGGGGGTGTTAGAATTTCCACACGGATGCATGATAGACTCTGTTTATATAGTCTTAGGAAATCCTCacttcatgtactaacttttgGGGTTGAGGTCCTAATGTGCATATCTTATGAACCTTTGGAGCTTTTATCTCTTTCTCTAGTCTTTATGTCAGAATTGGATAGATCACATGGAAGGGCCTTACACGGCTGATCTTGATGAATGATGAATGAATTTGGGatccaaaacaaagtgaagttgGGTGACTAAATTGCAGGAAGTCAATTGATCAGAGACTACATTGCATTTcctcttaaaaaatattaaggacTTCCTTCTGTTGAAAGTtaaaaacagaaagaagaaaGGATTTTGTGCTATTTGTGTTGAAGAAGTCCTAACTTTTGGTTGTCATGTCAGATGTGATGCATGGGGAAATATTGTTCAGTTTACTGTAAATCACATATAATCATGTTGGGAAAATGTGCTAGCACCTAAGCGATTACTTGTTATAATCGGACCTATgcttatacattatatattgcAGACTGTCATAGCATGATATTAAGTCCGATCCaacaattttttagtttttatcagTACATGGGACCTTAAGGCAAGTACTTATATGCTTCTAATGCACAAAGGAAGCTCTGGGCTTGTTTTTTCATCTTTATTACTGAGATTGTACTCATGTTCCTTGGTCTGGGCTTCCGAATATGAGCCTATTTACTTCTATTATACGTGTTTCCTGAAAGATTTTGAAGGTTCTGATAAAATTCTTATTCTCCAGCTGGAAAACAAGTGTAATGGCGGTAGAGCTTGTCAACTCTGCAACAAGTGACAAACTCACTGAAATAGATTGgacaaaaaatattgaaatatgtgAATTGGTCGCACGTGATCACAAGTATGGCACTTTCTTTCAACTCTCTCTCAAATTATTATTCTAACGGTAGTGCATATTATATTGGAAGTTTTAGATCTGTTAGCTAAAGTCTTTATCTGGCATACTtaggtttttctttttactttgaTTGTTACAGCATTTGTAATCATTCCTTCAAATAGAGACTTCACTGTTTGAGTATATTATCCCCTCTGTCTCATTTCATGGGGCACACTTTCTTTCTAGCATGTCTAAAAAAGAACGAGACCTTCTATATTTAGAAACAACTtttaaatcttttcattttatcctTAATGAGATGATTTATAGTCACACAAATGTCTATGACTTGTTTTAAACCGCAAATTCAAAAGTATTTCTTAAATTCTGTGCTTACATATTGTCATATAAAATGGGACGAAGGGAGTAGTATTTAGTGTCGAAAGTTAccaaaaaaagggggaaaaataATGGAGCTCCCTGAGCTCATATTTTGCTACGGTAGTTGAAAACTATTTTCCTccctaatattttaaaagacaaCAAATTTGCAAGTTTCTTTTCTATTGCACCAATGAGGTGGCTATTCTATGGCACCTTAGTTAATATACATGGTTAATCTTCATTTGCATGGTCCTTGGGACATGCCGAAGTAGTAACCACAtactgaatttatttttataaggaTTGATGAGAGAAACTTATACAACTtctatatttcttaaaaatctCCGGTTCACTTGTTAAAACCAAGTTCTTGCTAGTCTGGGGTGGACCTTCAATTTTTGTGCCGAATAAGTTTTCTAACAGAACTATGACTTGGCATTCTTCGTTACTTTTCAACCAAGCATTCAACTTTCATCTTATTGATGACTCAAGGACGTGatatttctttgatttgaacAGGCAAGCTAGAGATGTCGTTAAAGCTATAAAGAAACGGCTGGGAAGTAAAAGCCCGAACTCACAACTCTTCTCAGTAAACGTCAGTACTTTTAGATTCTCCAACGTTTTTCCATCTCATTAGGAATAATGTTGTCCATTCAttctataacaatttttttgctGGTTTGGTAGCCTTTTTACAGATAGTTCATTTGTTGGTTAATACTTATTGGATTTTCACGTAATACTGCAGTTGCTGGAAATGTTGATAAACAACATCGGAGAACCTGTTCATAAGCAGGTTATTGATACAGGAATCCTTCCAATACTTGTAAAGATAGTAAAGAAAAAGGTCTGgtattttcactttttatttttgattgcCCCTCTTTGTGTTATTTAACTTTTCATGTTTAGGTCTTGCTAATTCTCCTATTATCTAAGGAAGtattagtttttttctttctttttatacaGTCAGATCTACCTGTACGAGAGAAGATATTTCTTCTTCTAGATGCTGCACAAACTTCTCTTGGCGGAGCTTCTGGGAGGTTCCCTCAGTATTATTCCGCATATTATGAATTAGTGGTAAGTAAACTCACCTTAACCTTACACATAACTGTATCCTATTGAGAAATATCGAATTTTTgcactctattgggaaaaaaaggaagagtTGATGAGACAAGATGCCGCATGTAATCCTTAAAAAATATCTTCCTAATTTTGAGGATTGCCATCATCTGTTTCTTAGCTACTTCATTCTACATCCAGTGTTTATGCAAACCCATAAATAGCAGATCTATTTTATGTAAACTCAGTATTAAAAAGTGAGAAAGTTGACCAGATGATGGCTTAAAAGATTTTCGTAACTGGTAAGAGATTCTTTTAGTGGTTTATGTAAAGCAAAATATTTGGGAGACTTCCTCTTATCATTACTCAAAGAATAAAACGTTCTAAATACATGTGAAAAATAGGTTAACTATGGTAACTAGATATCTAAATCCCTTGAATCAGCTACAATATTTTGTATCAGGAAATTACAACTTACTTGATTTCGTATGCTCCCTCAAACTAGAGCATAATGTTGATCATGCGAAACTTGTTACAAAGGTTATCAACCTGAGATCCGTTCGATGCCTTTGTGAATAAATCATCTACTTGCTCTCTCGTCTTCAAAAAGTTAATTCACCATCACTATAGGAAACACAAATACATCAATGGCTGGAAACCTTCTTCCCCTATCTACACATTAATCAATAGTTCATTTGACAAGCTCATCACACTTTCCACATTAAGAATGGAAGCCTGCCTTATTGTATGCAACTACGAAGAGCAATGCATGAAACCAGAATAGGAAATTGCCTGCAGTTCACCCCCACCCAAGTGCTGGCTTTATTGAATTAGCAATGTCTAGTCCAACTGTGCTTCATGTAGCAAGTGAAATTCGAATTCTCCTGTATTTTCTATCGAAATAAATGACAACGTCAATGTGTTTGGTTCTTTCATGATACACCGAATTTGAGGCGATAGAGAGGGAAGATTGTTATCACACCAAAGTTGTGCCGGAGTAGGATGCGTCAGCCCAATTGCAGTTAGAAGATGATGTATTCATATAATCTCACATGTGGATTGTGTCATTGCTCGGTATTCAGATTCTACATTGGAACGAGATACAACACTTTGTTTCTTGCTTCTCTGTCATATTAAGTTCTACCAACAAAGACACAATTACCAGCAGTAGATCTTCTATCAATCTTTGATCTAGTCCAATTAAGTATCTGCAAAACACCCATGCCAGAATGCCCAATGGTGTTATATAATGTACCAAGTCCAGGGGTTCCTTCTAAGTAGCATAGGATCTGTTCCAGTACTGCCCAATATTTGACTCCACTCCCTTCTAAAAGAAACTGGGGTTGGGCTGGGGTTTGGTAAGCAGATAGGGGAAGTCATATATTGACTTCGTAAAGTTTGCATGGTGATCGATTTTGCAGTgcctcctctcatttcttttgtCGACTGTTACTCCCTCTGCCCCAAATTATGTTGCacactttcctttttagtcccAAGAAGAATCTCACCTTTCTATAATTAGAAATCACCTAACTTTAAAATTGCCTTTTTACAGAGCCACACATTAGCCTAAGAtttgtttaagaccataaatttcaaaagtcttCCTCTTTTTCTTAAACTATGTGCCAAGTTAAACGgtgccacataaattgggatGGAAGGAGTACTTCTTTTTATGAACATCAATTTGTTTGCTTACAGGGTTTGATTGGATATTCCATCTTTTAATTTGAAAGGGTGAAGAATATGGTTCTCGTATTATTGCTATAAAAGTTGGACCAATACTGTCATAGTTTTTTTTCTGAAGGCCTTTTACCTTTACTCAAAGAATTATTTAACTTTGTAATCTTAACGGCGCAAGGAGCGAGGTCATCTAACATGAATCTGTCAAAAATTCGTGAAGTATATCTTTAGAATGTGTAATATGAGTTACTTGTAAATTCTGTGAATGcagttcttttttctttacaatGAAGTATTGTCTGCACCATTGCTATTTTTGTGATGGTGTAAACCTCAGAATACCCTGGTAATGCTTGAGATTTGACTTTTCAGAGTGCAGGCGTGGAGTTCCCTCAAAGATCTCTTGTCTCCGCCGAACCGCCTGCTCCCTCAAATGAGAATAGAAATAATCAAAGAGACAACGACCATGTTTCTTCTAGATGTGAAATGAAATTCCCACAAGCAGCGCCTCAAAAAGTTTCGGACAACAGGTAAATGTCATAGCGTCAGATTTTTATTGGGAGAATAAGAAAGAATTCTTTACTACACTTCTCTCTCAGAATTTGGCATAACAGGTAATATTAGTGGTTAAAGACGTTGATGAATTAAAAGTTAGCTGTCTCCTCAGTTGAGTAGTAGTGGCCTGAATGGAGGAGAAGAATTCcttattttttcccttttctggTTCTATATCCTCACTCTTGGTGCAAGCTGAGTGCCTGCTTAACCTTTCCATGGATACTTCTACCCAGACAGAGCCTGTATATTCTGAAAGAAAGCTCCTATTACATATTCAGGCTCCTATAGAACTTCTATAACAATTTTCTTCAACTCCTCTCTCTGTAGCtatatgttttgatgatatCGTTAGAAGTTTATTCCAGTTGGAAACTTAAAAATGATGTATAGTATGTTGTAGTATAAAAAATTTCACACTTTGGTCCAACCAGCTGTTGTGTTTCATAGAGATGAACTTATTAATTAGTAAGTGAAATTAAATGTGTTTGTGCCCAAGGCTGAAGGGGGTTCGACAAGTCTACTTTGTTGCATAGCCTTATTTCAACAAAGACCCAACCAAGAAAATCCATCTTGCGTAAACACACAAGTATTAAGAAGAAACAGAACCAAAATATCCATAGATAGTCTACTCTTCCCGTCTAATGAAGTAGTCAGAAAATCAGAAGTCCAGCAAGCCTGAAAAATCAACTTTCTTCACTTGTTTGAGGTCTGTTTATCATCCATTTCTTCCCTCCTTATTATAGTTTCATAGCACTCCTGTCCTCTTACTGCCTTGCAGTGTTTATTGTATAGTTTACGTTCTTCTTCTCACTTTTTTATGAACTACATTTTCCTTTCACTTTTCTCCCTTCATAGCTTCTTTCCTTCATCAAATTATTTGCATATGTTCTTGAGTTGCTGCTTCTCCATAGTCCTAGGTGAACCAAAATATCCATAGATAGCctattttgttttatctttagAAGTCAAAAAGTATTTTAGCAAGAGAGCTTCTATATTGTGCAGTATCCTGCAGAAGGCTGCCACTGCTCTGGAGGTTCTAAGAGAAGTCCTTGATGCTGTCGACCCTCAGCATCCTGAGGTATGTTTGTGTAATCTAACATTCATAAGTTTTACGTTTTTAACAGGGTTATGTACTGTGGTTGGTGCAAATGGAATCATTTTCTCTTCTTAAGTTACCGTTGACAAATCTAcctaattttctatttttagtgaACTATTGTAGCTTTTGAAATAAACGGTTTACTTGGATAAAGTAAGCTGCTGTCCAGGCAATTCTGTTTGATTTGCTCTTGATGtaaaatgtaaatatatatgtCAAAGATATGTTTACCAGGAAGAAAGTAGATTTTGTATTTAGATGATCTTTTTggcatgaaaaaatattttttgagttattttattTGCACCGTCAATATCTAATGTGCATACAAACATGCCATTTTTCGTCTGAGTTACATAGGTCTTAGTTATACACATTGGCAGTATTGTTTCCAGCTTTCAGTCATTCCTATCTGATAAGCAGTTTTGACTCTAATTTCTTTTCCTGTGTTTTTTGGAGAAGGTAATCTAATGTTATTTGGGTTTGGAACCCAGGAGGTGCTGAGATATGGACTCtaatttcttcttattttttcccCAAAGGGAGCAAAGGATGAGTTCACGCTTGATCTTGTGGAGCAATGTTCATTTCAAAAGCAACGAGTAATGCATCTTGCTATTAGTTCCAGGTAATGCTTCCTGACTCCTGACTTCAATTTCTATATTCTggtcaatctagaagcaaggaAAACCACCTTATTTGCACAAATGACATCTTGATAgacccttttattttttaccaaacacacTGACTCACTGAGTTAGTGACAGACAAAAGGAGCGCCATATTAAGATGCATTTTCATAAGGGGGGATATGCAAAATTAGGCATGAGTTTGGCTCTACAACTTCTCTGCTATATGATTTCCTTAGA is a genomic window containing:
- the LOC107005026 gene encoding TOM1-like protein 5 produces the protein MAVELVNSATSDKLTEIDWTKNIEICELVARDHKQARDVVKAIKKRLGSKSPNSQLFSVNLLEMLINNIGEPVHKQVIDTGILPILVKIVKKKSDLPVREKIFLLLDAAQTSLGGASGRFPQYYSAYYELVSAGVEFPQRSLVSAEPPAPSNENRNNQRDNDHVSSRCEMKFPQAAPQKVSDNSILQKAATALEVLREVLDAVDPQHPEGAKDEFTLDLVEQCSFQKQRVMHLAISSRDEKLVSQAAELNEQLDRVLKRHDALLTVRPTATSNPHDHGQSSEEEEPEQLFRRIRKGKARLQPEDEGSKVERPFGLLGSAVPGDMLHRPLIRPVVTEQKQENNIEKTAAVAIPPPPAKHAEREKFFQDNKSDGSAPSSHMRGLSLHSRNASSSRSGSIDFSE